In Anaerolineales bacterium, a genomic segment contains:
- a CDS encoding response regulator transcription factor has translation MNPAGRILIVDDEPSLRQTLGRILKQTGWEVTTAADGEQGLAFLDATEHDLVFLDIRMPGLGGLEVLDRIQAGHPGLPVILFTAQPDLQSAVEALRHGAADYLLKPLKPEVVIEKTRRILAARRKEKRKGEIRNEIGRLQAELRRIEEEDADESAAPPEPAAPGRYLARGGLVLDLLARRLSVGGRPVELAPTAFDFLIVLARHAPDVVDYRTLVTEAQGLQAEAREAQELVKWHIHYIRQAIEPDAGSPVRLINVRGVGYRLIAD, from the coding sequence ATGAACCCCGCCGGCAGGATCCTGATCGTGGACGACGAGCCCTCCCTGCGCCAGACCCTCGGGCGGATTCTGAAGCAAACGGGTTGGGAGGTCACCACCGCGGCCGACGGCGAACAAGGGCTGGCGTTTCTCGATGCGACGGAACACGACCTGGTGTTCCTCGACATCCGCATGCCGGGTCTGGGCGGATTGGAGGTCCTCGACCGGATCCAAGCCGGGCATCCGGGCCTGCCCGTGATCCTGTTCACCGCCCAGCCGGATCTGCAATCCGCGGTGGAGGCGCTGCGCCACGGCGCGGCGGATTACCTGCTGAAGCCGCTCAAGCCGGAAGTGGTCATCGAAAAAACGCGCCGGATCCTTGCGGCGCGGCGGAAGGAAAAACGCAAGGGGGAGATCCGGAACGAGATCGGCCGGCTGCAGGCGGAACTCCGGCGCATCGAAGAAGAGGACGCCGACGAATCCGCGGCGCCGCCGGAGCCGGCCGCCCCCGGACGCTACCTCGCGCGGGGCGGGCTGGTGCTCGATCTGCTGGCTCGGCGGCTGTCCGTCGGCGGGCGGCCGGTCGAGCTCGCCCCCACCGCCTTCGATTTCCTGATCGTGCTGGCGCGCCACGCGCCGGATGTGGTGGATTACCGGACTCTGGTGACCGAGGCCCAGGGCTTGCAGGCCGAGGCCCGCGAAGCCCAGGAACTGGTCAAATGGCACATCCACTACATCCGCCAGGCCATCGAGCCGGACGCCGGTTCGCCCGTCCGCCTGATCAACGTCCGCGGAGTCGGGTACCGCTTGATCGCGGATTGA
- a CDS encoding response regulator has protein sequence MTVDSNSSRPTKENAPVCILVVDDHPNSAAMLARVIGQLGPGVTPLSAESAEEALSVINSRRVDLLITDLVMPGVTGLDLIERLQKLPGRRPAYTILMTAYNVPGLKEIAKRLMVNEIVSKPIQPERMCRMIIEAIEVCGFNPVLPENGGLRQTDAPGGGRTGSESPARLPE, from the coding sequence ATGACCGTGGATTCGAATTCCTCCCGCCCTACCAAAGAAAACGCGCCGGTGTGCATCCTGGTGGTGGACGACCATCCCAACTCGGCGGCCATGCTGGCGCGCGTCATCGGCCAGCTCGGCCCGGGGGTGACGCCGCTTTCGGCCGAGAGCGCCGAAGAGGCGCTTTCGGTGATCAACAGCCGCCGGGTGGATCTGCTCATCACCGATTTGGTGATGCCGGGCGTCACCGGCCTGGACCTGATCGAACGGTTGCAGAAACTGCCGGGCCGCCGGCCGGCCTACACCATCCTGATGACCGCCTACAACGTCCCCGGCCTCAAGGAGATCGCCAAACGCCTGATGGTCAACGAGATCGTCAGCAAACCCATCCAGCCGGAGCGGATGTGCCGGATGATCATCGAGGCGATCGAAGTGTGCGGATTCAATCCGGTGCTTCCGGAAAACGGCGGCCTTCGGCAGACGGACGCCCCGGGCGGCGGCAGGACCGGGTCGGAATCCCCCGCCCGGCTCCCGGAATGA